One window from the genome of Salvia miltiorrhiza cultivar Shanhuang (shh) chromosome 7, IMPLAD_Smil_shh, whole genome shotgun sequence encodes:
- the LOC130993344 gene encoding metal-nicotianamine transporter YSL3-like isoform X2 has protein sequence MSKKVDNFSPFVIAEMGSSEMEMERADLEEMRDEAERIPPWRDQITVRGIAASLLIGSIYSIIVMKLNLTTGLVPNLNVSAALLAFVLISTWTKLLGKAGFAAAPFTRQENTIIQTCAVACYSIAVGGGFGSYLLGLNERTYEQAGVDTEGNPPGSYKDPGLDWMIGFLFVVSFVGLLALVPLRKIMVIDYKLPYPSGTATAVLINGFHTSKGDKMAKKQIQGFTKFFTLSFLWSCFQWFYSGGENCGFINFPTLGLKAWKQTFFFDFSMTYVGAGMICSHLVNLSLLVGAVLSWGLMWPLISEKKGDWFPDDVKETSMKSLNGYKVFISIALILGDGLYNFLKTLFFTVRSMHATFNNKNIEAEDKNQSLDDLRRNQVFIRDSIPIWVACVGYTIFSVVSIIVIPIMFPQLKWYYVVVAYVLAPSLSFCNAYGAGLTDMNMAYNYGKMALFVLAAMSGKENGVVAGLIGCGLIKSIVSISSDLMHDLKTGHLTLTSPRSMLISQGIGTAIGCIVAPLSFFLFYKAFDVGNPNGEYKAPYALIYRNMAILGVEGFSALPHHCLQLCYGFFAFAVAANLLRDTMPEKLGKWVPLPMAMAVPFLVGGYFAIDMCVGSLIVYLWHRIDKTKAGLMIPAVASGLICGDGLWILPSSILALAKVNPPICMSFMPTKTS, from the exons ATGAGTAAAAAGGTGGATAACTTTTCCCCTTTCGTGATAGCAGAAATGGGGAGCAGTGAGATGGAAATGGAGAGAGCGGATTTGGAAGAGATGAGAGATGAAGCGGAGAGGATTCCTCCATGGAGAGATCAGATCACAGTTCGCGGAATAGCGGCGAGTTTATTGATCGGAAGCATCTACAGCATCATAGTGATGAAGCTGAACCTCACAACAGGGCTTGTTCCGAACCTCAATGTATCAGCTGCGCTTCTCGCATTCGTGCTCATCTCCACGTGGACGAAGCTGCTCGGAAAGGCCGGTTTCGCCGCAGCTCCTTTCACCAGGCAGGAAAACACCATCATCCAGACTTGTGCTGTTGCTTGCTACAGCATAGCTGTCGGAG GTGGATTTGGGTCTTATCTTCTTGGACTGAATGAGAGGACGTACGAGCAGGCCGGAGTGGATACGGAGGGGAATCCACCTGGCAGTTACAAAGATCCCGGGCTTGATTGGATGATTGGATTTCTGTTTGTTGTTAGCTTCGTTGGATTGTTAGCTTTGGTTCCGCTCAGGAAG ATTATGGTTATAGATTACAAATTACCTTATCCAAGTGGAACTGCAACTGCTGTTCTTATCAATGGATTCCACACTTCTAAAGGGGATAAGATGGCAAA GAAACAGATTCAAGGATTCACCAAGTTCTTCACACTGAGTTTCTTGTGGAGTTGCTTCCAGTGGTTCTATTCGGGCGGAGAGAATTGCGGATTCATCAACTTCCCCACGTTAGGCTTGAAAGCTTGGAAACAAAC atttttctttgatttcagCATGACCTATGTAGGGGCAGGAATGATCTGCTCCCACCTGGTGAACTTGTCCTTGCTCGTGGGAGCTGTGCTTTCTTGGGGCCTCATGTGGCCTCTCATCAGTGAGAAGAAAGGGGACTGGTTTCCCGACGACGTCAAGGAGACTAGTATGAAGAGTCTAAATGGCTACAAG GTATTCATATCTATTGCTCTCATTCTTGGTGATGGTCTTTACAATTTTCTCAAGACCCTGTTTTTCACAGTCAGAAGCATGCATGCTACATTCAACAACAAGAATATCGAAGCAG AAGACAAGAATCAAAGCTTAGACGATCTTCGTCGGAACCAAGTATTCATACGAGACAGCATTCCCATTTGGGTAGCATGTGTGGGGTACACGATTTTCTCTGTGGTTTCCATTATTGTGATCCCCATCATGTTTCCTCAGCTCAAGTGGTACTATGTCGTGGTCGCCTACGTTCTTGCGCCGTCTTTGAGCTTCTGTAATGCTTATGGTGCCGGTCTGACTGACATGAACATGGCATACAACTACGGCAAAATGGCTCTCTTCGTGCTTGCTGCAATGTCAGGGAAGGAGAACGGGGTCGTTGCTGGACTAATTGGGTGTGGTCTGATAAAGTCCATCGTCTCCATATCCTCCGACTTGATGCATGACCTTAAGACGGGCCACCTCACCCTAACCTCGCCTAGATCAATGCTGATCAGCCAGGGAATCGGGACTGCCATTGGCTGCATAGTGGCGCCTCTCTCGTTCTTCCTCTTTTACAAAGCCTTTGATGTGGGGAATCCAAATGGGGAATACAAAGCCCCTTACGCACTCATATATAGGAATATGGCAATTCTTGGAGTCGAAGGCTTCTCCGCCCTGCCTCACCACTGCTTGCAGCTATGTTATGGATTCTTCGCGTTTGCTGTGGCGGCCAACTTGTTGAGAGACACTATGCCGGAGAAGTTGGGGAAATGGGTTCCTCTGCCTATGGCAATGGCGGTACCTTTTCTTGTGGGGGGTTACTTTGCAATTGATATGTGCGTTGGGAGCTTGATTGTGTATCTTTggcataggattgataaaacgAAGGCTGGCCTCATGATCCCAGCCGTTGCCTCGGGTCTAATTTGTGGGGATGGATTGTggattcttccttcctccatTCTTGCTCTAGCCAAGGTCAATCCTCCAATCTGCATGAGCTTCATGCCAACAAAGACCTCCTGA
- the LOC130993344 gene encoding metal-nicotianamine transporter YSL3-like isoform X3 produces MGSSEMEMERADLEEMRDEAERIPPWRDQITVRGIAASLLIGSIYSIIVMKLNLTTGLVPNLNVSAALLAFVLISTWTKLLGKAGFAAAPFTRQENTIIQTCAVACYSIAVGGGFGSYLLGLNERTYEQAGVDTEGNPPGSYKDPGLDWMIGFLFVVSFVGLLALVPLRKIMVIDYKLPYPSGTATAVLINGFHTSKGDKMAKKQIQGFTKFFTLSFLWSCFQWFYSGGENCGFINFPTLGLKAWKQTFFFDFSMTYVGAGMICSHLVNLSLLVGAVLSWGLMWPLISEKKGDWFPDDVKETSMKSLNGYKVFISIALILGDGLYNFLKTLFFTVRSMHATFNNKNIEAEDKNQSLDDLRRNQVFIRDSIPIWVACVGYTIFSVVSIIVIPIMFPQLKWYYVVVAYVLAPSLSFCNAYGAGLTDMNMAYNYGKMALFVLAAMSGKENGVVAGLIGCGLIKSIVSISSDLMHDLKTGHLTLTSPRSMLISQGIGTAIGCIVAPLSFFLFYKAFDVGNPNGEYKAPYALIYRNMAILGVEGFSALPHHCLQLCYGFFAFAVAANLLRDTMPEKLGKWVPLPMAMAVPFLVGGYFAIDMCVGSLIVYLWHRIDKTKAGLMIPAVASGLICGDGLWILPSSILALAKVNPPICMSFMPTKTS; encoded by the exons ATGGGGAGCAGTGAGATGGAAATGGAGAGAGCGGATTTGGAAGAGATGAGAGATGAAGCGGAGAGGATTCCTCCATGGAGAGATCAGATCACAGTTCGCGGAATAGCGGCGAGTTTATTGATCGGAAGCATCTACAGCATCATAGTGATGAAGCTGAACCTCACAACAGGGCTTGTTCCGAACCTCAATGTATCAGCTGCGCTTCTCGCATTCGTGCTCATCTCCACGTGGACGAAGCTGCTCGGAAAGGCCGGTTTCGCCGCAGCTCCTTTCACCAGGCAGGAAAACACCATCATCCAGACTTGTGCTGTTGCTTGCTACAGCATAGCTGTCGGAG GTGGATTTGGGTCTTATCTTCTTGGACTGAATGAGAGGACGTACGAGCAGGCCGGAGTGGATACGGAGGGGAATCCACCTGGCAGTTACAAAGATCCCGGGCTTGATTGGATGATTGGATTTCTGTTTGTTGTTAGCTTCGTTGGATTGTTAGCTTTGGTTCCGCTCAGGAAG ATTATGGTTATAGATTACAAATTACCTTATCCAAGTGGAACTGCAACTGCTGTTCTTATCAATGGATTCCACACTTCTAAAGGGGATAAGATGGCAAA GAAACAGATTCAAGGATTCACCAAGTTCTTCACACTGAGTTTCTTGTGGAGTTGCTTCCAGTGGTTCTATTCGGGCGGAGAGAATTGCGGATTCATCAACTTCCCCACGTTAGGCTTGAAAGCTTGGAAACAAAC atttttctttgatttcagCATGACCTATGTAGGGGCAGGAATGATCTGCTCCCACCTGGTGAACTTGTCCTTGCTCGTGGGAGCTGTGCTTTCTTGGGGCCTCATGTGGCCTCTCATCAGTGAGAAGAAAGGGGACTGGTTTCCCGACGACGTCAAGGAGACTAGTATGAAGAGTCTAAATGGCTACAAG GTATTCATATCTATTGCTCTCATTCTTGGTGATGGTCTTTACAATTTTCTCAAGACCCTGTTTTTCACAGTCAGAAGCATGCATGCTACATTCAACAACAAGAATATCGAAGCAG AAGACAAGAATCAAAGCTTAGACGATCTTCGTCGGAACCAAGTATTCATACGAGACAGCATTCCCATTTGGGTAGCATGTGTGGGGTACACGATTTTCTCTGTGGTTTCCATTATTGTGATCCCCATCATGTTTCCTCAGCTCAAGTGGTACTATGTCGTGGTCGCCTACGTTCTTGCGCCGTCTTTGAGCTTCTGTAATGCTTATGGTGCCGGTCTGACTGACATGAACATGGCATACAACTACGGCAAAATGGCTCTCTTCGTGCTTGCTGCAATGTCAGGGAAGGAGAACGGGGTCGTTGCTGGACTAATTGGGTGTGGTCTGATAAAGTCCATCGTCTCCATATCCTCCGACTTGATGCATGACCTTAAGACGGGCCACCTCACCCTAACCTCGCCTAGATCAATGCTGATCAGCCAGGGAATCGGGACTGCCATTGGCTGCATAGTGGCGCCTCTCTCGTTCTTCCTCTTTTACAAAGCCTTTGATGTGGGGAATCCAAATGGGGAATACAAAGCCCCTTACGCACTCATATATAGGAATATGGCAATTCTTGGAGTCGAAGGCTTCTCCGCCCTGCCTCACCACTGCTTGCAGCTATGTTATGGATTCTTCGCGTTTGCTGTGGCGGCCAACTTGTTGAGAGACACTATGCCGGAGAAGTTGGGGAAATGGGTTCCTCTGCCTATGGCAATGGCGGTACCTTTTCTTGTGGGGGGTTACTTTGCAATTGATATGTGCGTTGGGAGCTTGATTGTGTATCTTTggcataggattgataaaacgAAGGCTGGCCTCATGATCCCAGCCGTTGCCTCGGGTCTAATTTGTGGGGATGGATTGTggattcttccttcctccatTCTTGCTCTAGCCAAGGTCAATCCTCCAATCTGCATGAGCTTCATGCCAACAAAGACCTCCTGA
- the LOC130993344 gene encoding metal-nicotianamine transporter YSL3-like isoform X1, which produces MSKKVDNFSPFVIAEMGSSEMEMERADLEEMRDEAERIPPWRDQITVRGIAASLLIGSIYSIIVMKLNLTTGLVPNLNVSAALLAFVLISTWTKLLGKAGFAAAPFTRQENTIIQTCAVACYSIAVGGGFGSYLLGLNERTYEQAGVDTEGNPPGSYKDPGLDWMIGFLFVVSFVGLLALVPLRKIMVIDYKLPYPSGTATAVLINGFHTSKGDKMAKKQIQGFTKFFTLSFLWSCFQWFYSGGENCGFINFPTLGLKAWKQTMTYVGAGMICSHLVNLSLLVGAVLSWGLMWPLISEKKGDWFPDDVKETSMKSLNGYKVFISIALILGDGLYNFLKTLFFTVRSMHATFNNKNIEAEDKNQSLDDLRRNQVFIRDSIPIWVACVGYTIFSVVSIIVIPIMFPQLKWYYVVVAYVLAPSLSFCNAYGAGLTDMNMAYNYGKMALFVLAAMSGKENGVVAGLIGCGLIKSIVSISSDLMHDLKTGHLTLTSPRSMLISQGIGTAIGCIVAPLSFFLFYKAFDVGNPNGEYKAPYALIYRNMAILGVEGFSALPHHCLQLCYGFFAFAVAANLLRDTMPEKLGKWVPLPMAMAVPFLVGGYFAIDMCVGSLIVYLWHRIDKTKAGLMIPAVASGLICGDGLWILPSSILALAKVNPPICMSFMPTKTS; this is translated from the exons ATGAGTAAAAAGGTGGATAACTTTTCCCCTTTCGTGATAGCAGAAATGGGGAGCAGTGAGATGGAAATGGAGAGAGCGGATTTGGAAGAGATGAGAGATGAAGCGGAGAGGATTCCTCCATGGAGAGATCAGATCACAGTTCGCGGAATAGCGGCGAGTTTATTGATCGGAAGCATCTACAGCATCATAGTGATGAAGCTGAACCTCACAACAGGGCTTGTTCCGAACCTCAATGTATCAGCTGCGCTTCTCGCATTCGTGCTCATCTCCACGTGGACGAAGCTGCTCGGAAAGGCCGGTTTCGCCGCAGCTCCTTTCACCAGGCAGGAAAACACCATCATCCAGACTTGTGCTGTTGCTTGCTACAGCATAGCTGTCGGAG GTGGATTTGGGTCTTATCTTCTTGGACTGAATGAGAGGACGTACGAGCAGGCCGGAGTGGATACGGAGGGGAATCCACCTGGCAGTTACAAAGATCCCGGGCTTGATTGGATGATTGGATTTCTGTTTGTTGTTAGCTTCGTTGGATTGTTAGCTTTGGTTCCGCTCAGGAAG ATTATGGTTATAGATTACAAATTACCTTATCCAAGTGGAACTGCAACTGCTGTTCTTATCAATGGATTCCACACTTCTAAAGGGGATAAGATGGCAAA GAAACAGATTCAAGGATTCACCAAGTTCTTCACACTGAGTTTCTTGTGGAGTTGCTTCCAGTGGTTCTATTCGGGCGGAGAGAATTGCGGATTCATCAACTTCCCCACGTTAGGCTTGAAAGCTTGGAAACAAAC CATGACCTATGTAGGGGCAGGAATGATCTGCTCCCACCTGGTGAACTTGTCCTTGCTCGTGGGAGCTGTGCTTTCTTGGGGCCTCATGTGGCCTCTCATCAGTGAGAAGAAAGGGGACTGGTTTCCCGACGACGTCAAGGAGACTAGTATGAAGAGTCTAAATGGCTACAAG GTATTCATATCTATTGCTCTCATTCTTGGTGATGGTCTTTACAATTTTCTCAAGACCCTGTTTTTCACAGTCAGAAGCATGCATGCTACATTCAACAACAAGAATATCGAAGCAG AAGACAAGAATCAAAGCTTAGACGATCTTCGTCGGAACCAAGTATTCATACGAGACAGCATTCCCATTTGGGTAGCATGTGTGGGGTACACGATTTTCTCTGTGGTTTCCATTATTGTGATCCCCATCATGTTTCCTCAGCTCAAGTGGTACTATGTCGTGGTCGCCTACGTTCTTGCGCCGTCTTTGAGCTTCTGTAATGCTTATGGTGCCGGTCTGACTGACATGAACATGGCATACAACTACGGCAAAATGGCTCTCTTCGTGCTTGCTGCAATGTCAGGGAAGGAGAACGGGGTCGTTGCTGGACTAATTGGGTGTGGTCTGATAAAGTCCATCGTCTCCATATCCTCCGACTTGATGCATGACCTTAAGACGGGCCACCTCACCCTAACCTCGCCTAGATCAATGCTGATCAGCCAGGGAATCGGGACTGCCATTGGCTGCATAGTGGCGCCTCTCTCGTTCTTCCTCTTTTACAAAGCCTTTGATGTGGGGAATCCAAATGGGGAATACAAAGCCCCTTACGCACTCATATATAGGAATATGGCAATTCTTGGAGTCGAAGGCTTCTCCGCCCTGCCTCACCACTGCTTGCAGCTATGTTATGGATTCTTCGCGTTTGCTGTGGCGGCCAACTTGTTGAGAGACACTATGCCGGAGAAGTTGGGGAAATGGGTTCCTCTGCCTATGGCAATGGCGGTACCTTTTCTTGTGGGGGGTTACTTTGCAATTGATATGTGCGTTGGGAGCTTGATTGTGTATCTTTggcataggattgataaaacgAAGGCTGGCCTCATGATCCCAGCCGTTGCCTCGGGTCTAATTTGTGGGGATGGATTGTggattcttccttcctccatTCTTGCTCTAGCCAAGGTCAATCCTCCAATCTGCATGAGCTTCATGCCAACAAAGACCTCCTGA
- the LOC130993344 gene encoding metal-nicotianamine transporter YSL3-like isoform X4, with translation MGSSEMEMERADLEEMRDEAERIPPWRDQITVRGIAASLLIGSIYSIIVMKLNLTTGLVPNLNVSAALLAFVLISTWTKLLGKAGFAAAPFTRQENTIIQTCAVACYSIAVGGGFGSYLLGLNERTYEQAGVDTEGNPPGSYKDPGLDWMIGFLFVVSFVGLLALVPLRKIMVIDYKLPYPSGTATAVLINGFHTSKGDKMAKKQIQGFTKFFTLSFLWSCFQWFYSGGENCGFINFPTLGLKAWKQTMTYVGAGMICSHLVNLSLLVGAVLSWGLMWPLISEKKGDWFPDDVKETSMKSLNGYKVFISIALILGDGLYNFLKTLFFTVRSMHATFNNKNIEAEDKNQSLDDLRRNQVFIRDSIPIWVACVGYTIFSVVSIIVIPIMFPQLKWYYVVVAYVLAPSLSFCNAYGAGLTDMNMAYNYGKMALFVLAAMSGKENGVVAGLIGCGLIKSIVSISSDLMHDLKTGHLTLTSPRSMLISQGIGTAIGCIVAPLSFFLFYKAFDVGNPNGEYKAPYALIYRNMAILGVEGFSALPHHCLQLCYGFFAFAVAANLLRDTMPEKLGKWVPLPMAMAVPFLVGGYFAIDMCVGSLIVYLWHRIDKTKAGLMIPAVASGLICGDGLWILPSSILALAKVNPPICMSFMPTKTS, from the exons ATGGGGAGCAGTGAGATGGAAATGGAGAGAGCGGATTTGGAAGAGATGAGAGATGAAGCGGAGAGGATTCCTCCATGGAGAGATCAGATCACAGTTCGCGGAATAGCGGCGAGTTTATTGATCGGAAGCATCTACAGCATCATAGTGATGAAGCTGAACCTCACAACAGGGCTTGTTCCGAACCTCAATGTATCAGCTGCGCTTCTCGCATTCGTGCTCATCTCCACGTGGACGAAGCTGCTCGGAAAGGCCGGTTTCGCCGCAGCTCCTTTCACCAGGCAGGAAAACACCATCATCCAGACTTGTGCTGTTGCTTGCTACAGCATAGCTGTCGGAG GTGGATTTGGGTCTTATCTTCTTGGACTGAATGAGAGGACGTACGAGCAGGCCGGAGTGGATACGGAGGGGAATCCACCTGGCAGTTACAAAGATCCCGGGCTTGATTGGATGATTGGATTTCTGTTTGTTGTTAGCTTCGTTGGATTGTTAGCTTTGGTTCCGCTCAGGAAG ATTATGGTTATAGATTACAAATTACCTTATCCAAGTGGAACTGCAACTGCTGTTCTTATCAATGGATTCCACACTTCTAAAGGGGATAAGATGGCAAA GAAACAGATTCAAGGATTCACCAAGTTCTTCACACTGAGTTTCTTGTGGAGTTGCTTCCAGTGGTTCTATTCGGGCGGAGAGAATTGCGGATTCATCAACTTCCCCACGTTAGGCTTGAAAGCTTGGAAACAAAC CATGACCTATGTAGGGGCAGGAATGATCTGCTCCCACCTGGTGAACTTGTCCTTGCTCGTGGGAGCTGTGCTTTCTTGGGGCCTCATGTGGCCTCTCATCAGTGAGAAGAAAGGGGACTGGTTTCCCGACGACGTCAAGGAGACTAGTATGAAGAGTCTAAATGGCTACAAG GTATTCATATCTATTGCTCTCATTCTTGGTGATGGTCTTTACAATTTTCTCAAGACCCTGTTTTTCACAGTCAGAAGCATGCATGCTACATTCAACAACAAGAATATCGAAGCAG AAGACAAGAATCAAAGCTTAGACGATCTTCGTCGGAACCAAGTATTCATACGAGACAGCATTCCCATTTGGGTAGCATGTGTGGGGTACACGATTTTCTCTGTGGTTTCCATTATTGTGATCCCCATCATGTTTCCTCAGCTCAAGTGGTACTATGTCGTGGTCGCCTACGTTCTTGCGCCGTCTTTGAGCTTCTGTAATGCTTATGGTGCCGGTCTGACTGACATGAACATGGCATACAACTACGGCAAAATGGCTCTCTTCGTGCTTGCTGCAATGTCAGGGAAGGAGAACGGGGTCGTTGCTGGACTAATTGGGTGTGGTCTGATAAAGTCCATCGTCTCCATATCCTCCGACTTGATGCATGACCTTAAGACGGGCCACCTCACCCTAACCTCGCCTAGATCAATGCTGATCAGCCAGGGAATCGGGACTGCCATTGGCTGCATAGTGGCGCCTCTCTCGTTCTTCCTCTTTTACAAAGCCTTTGATGTGGGGAATCCAAATGGGGAATACAAAGCCCCTTACGCACTCATATATAGGAATATGGCAATTCTTGGAGTCGAAGGCTTCTCCGCCCTGCCTCACCACTGCTTGCAGCTATGTTATGGATTCTTCGCGTTTGCTGTGGCGGCCAACTTGTTGAGAGACACTATGCCGGAGAAGTTGGGGAAATGGGTTCCTCTGCCTATGGCAATGGCGGTACCTTTTCTTGTGGGGGGTTACTTTGCAATTGATATGTGCGTTGGGAGCTTGATTGTGTATCTTTggcataggattgataaaacgAAGGCTGGCCTCATGATCCCAGCCGTTGCCTCGGGTCTAATTTGTGGGGATGGATTGTggattcttccttcctccatTCTTGCTCTAGCCAAGGTCAATCCTCCAATCTGCATGAGCTTCATGCCAACAAAGACCTCCTGA